In one Andrena cerasifolii isolate SP2316 chromosome 2, iyAndCera1_principal, whole genome shotgun sequence genomic region, the following are encoded:
- the Spir gene encoding spire type actin nucleation factor isoform X3: MSTREKSSMSRDDGLDVSDDEKKTAREKEAATKRPKCKLDPNGRLNLRDILLSFNGPVSQEQAWALCYQTAKTLSRLPDNNFYELSELSQIVLHKDGDVWLGDLIESKQPPVSEQKAMFSLGMMIFKALDFGLDEQEERPLSPDLEALITLMTSSNEECEGETEERPQETDDEGIERDSSDADVDEFLLQKSTDTYEDTSLIYSLKNVMQSCTRHMQTNVESAEAHYKAVIRAFVAEALELSHFLDAVAADKLQTSQRNAASNDGNKQSSMSVQNLDTLDFIDWTDIRIWRAIQARFWVQVIQELRRGVKLKKVEANLGSKSATRGRGKGAEFELTPYEILMDDIRERRYRLRKTPSPSPHLRKDAHAVILEFIRSRPPLKKASERQLPPLQKKWTLRELLMESIKKPPNLRSSRNRYVPKNDRARPQSGGEFRMIVLGEVPPSQPEQEQEPAQDVAAQWLQTEEQINETTAMVSTAATNAAPATASRNRTNVPPVPQPRQRICKPEIRVPGNRNHQSQSSADIKGNESPTVPKPPRRDLDGSHSTTNRRKVIPVDFDLKLDAEDDDDDEDYNEEFPVTRFEEEDEATNYWQLKEDYSFVDRGSARNREDDEASSANPWRKTGGLRLTRNEYHRFCDTQLESYDLATQCPSRRASARKHAARRSIALTALSGTASLPHSRPQSRQHTNLTDAVISQGPSPNISLNPSPSLSPQPRARQPRRSQTIAEGTKDAEDHNEDWQEDKGQKPTLGDMFLDERLSLTLEEIVHIRSVLTKAELESLPVEGRVKEDVEKRRVCFLCLKTRFGLLGPWGQRCRLCERTVCVKCYSKMRIPTEHFSHVPVVLLSPGLLLSPSSSEPDTSKSSWLRGNGAAGSAPASPASRRKDSSLKSATPSSTPTTTPVLILTPTSTPPCHARKDTDNLDKRSYRSSGSPANVPSPKAFSHFTSQGPEQRLAAERLRGVSMVVCHDCRIMVIQIIKSSRTTRAMIRNNVISRLTLNLSPAYV, from the exons ATGAGCACGCGCGAGAAGAGCTCGATGTCGCGCGACGACGGCCTCGATGTCTCCGACGATGAAAAGAAAACGGCGAGGGAGAAGGAAGCAGCCACGAAGAGGCCGAAGTGTAAGCTCGACCCCAACGGTCGATTGAATCTCAGGGATATTTTATTATCCTTCAATGGACCCGTCAGCCAGGAACAAGCATGGGCACTGTGCTATCAAACGGCCAAAACTTTGTCACGTCTGCCGGACAATAATTTCTATGAACTGTCGGAGTTATCGCAGATCGTCCTTCACAAGGATGGAGACGTGTGGCTCGGCGATCTAATCG AATCGAAACAACCCCCGGTTTCCGAGCAAAAG GCAATGTTCTCATTGGGCATGATGATTTTCAAAGCCCTCGATTTCGGCCTAGATGAACAAGAAGAGAGACCGTTGTCGCCGGATTTAGAAGCCCTTATAACGTTAATGACTAGCTCAAATGAAG AATGCGAGGGGGAAACGGAGGAGCGTCCGCAGGAAACGGACGACGAAGGCATCGAGCGGGACTCTAGTGATGCCGACGTGGatgaatttttgttacaaaaaagTACTGATACATACGAAGACACATCATTGATATACTCTTTAAAGAATGTAATGCAA TCGTGCACCAGGCATATGCAGACTAATGTCGAATCAGCCGAAGCACATTACAAGGCTGTGATACGGGCATTCGTGGCGGAGGCGTTGGAACTGTCGCATTTTTTGGATGCAGTGGCGGCTGACAAACTGCAGACCAGTCAAAGGAACGCAGCTAGCAACGATGGCAATAAGCAAAGCTCGATGTCTGTCCAAAACCTCGATACGTTAGATTTCATTGATTGG ACTGACATTAGGATTTGGAGGGCTATACAA GCGAGGTTTTGGGTACAAGTTATCCAAGAGTTGAGGAGAGGTGTGAAACTGAAAAAGGTGGAGGCCAACTTGGGCTCGAAGAGCGCGACTCGCGGGCGAGGGAAGGGCGCGGAGTTTGAGTTGACGCCGTACGAAATCTTAATGGATGATATCCGAGAGAGGAGGTATCGCCTTAGGAAAACACCGTCGCCCAGTCCACACTTGCGAAAAGACGCGCACGCTGTTATCCTCGAGTTTATTCGCAGCAGGCCTCCTctgaaaaag GCCTCTGAGAGGCAGCTACCGCCGCTGCAGAAGAAATGGACTCTGCGCGAATTGCTCATGGAGAGCATAAAGAAGCCGCCGAACTTAAGGTCCTCGCGGAACAGATACGTTCCCAAGAACGACAGGGCCCGACCCCAGAGTG GCGGTGAGTTCCGCATGATAGTCCTGGGTGAAGTTCCACCGTCGCAGCCCGAGCAGGAACAGGAACCCGCGCAGGATGTGGCGGCACAATGGTTGCAAACGGAGGAGCAGATCAATGAGACAACAGCAATGGTCAGCACAGCGGCGACAAACGCGGCGCCAGCCACGGCCAGTCGGAACAGAACGAACGTGCCACCTGTGCCTCAGCCGAGGCAAAGAATTTGCAAACCTGAGATCAGAGTACCGGGAAACAGGAATC ATCAAAGCCAAAGTAGCGCTGACATCAAAGGGAATGAATCGCCTACAGTGCCGAAACCTCCTCGAAGAGACCTGGATGGTTCGCATTCTACAACAAACAGGCGGAAAGTGATACCCGTGGACTTCGACTTGAAG CTCGACgcagaggacgacgacgacgatgaggaTTACAACGAGGAATTCCCAGTCACAAGAttcgaggaagaggacgaggccaCGAATTACTGGCAGCTTAAGGAAGACTACTCGTTCGTAGATAGAGGCAGTGCTCGAAACAGGGAGGACGATGAAGCGAGCTCTGCAAACCCTTGGCGAAAGACAGGTGGACTTCGTCTGACTAGAAACGAGTATCACCGATTTTGTGACACTCAACTGGAAT CTTACGATCTGGCAACGCAATGTCCATCCAGAAGAGCATCGGCAAGGAAACATGCAGCCAGGCGCAGTATAGCCCTCACGGCATTAAGTGGCACCGCTTCCCTTCCCCACTCTAGGCCACAGAGTCGTCAGCACACAAACTTGACGGACGCCGTAATAAGTCAGGGTCCGAGTCCCAACATCAGCCTGAACCCCAGTCCAAGTCTGAGTCCCCAGCCAAGAGCAAGGCAGCCGCGTCGATCGCAAACAATCGCTGAAGGTACAAAGGATGCTGAAGATCACAATGAAGACTGGCAGGAAGACAAAGGGCAG AAGCCTACATTGGGTGACATGTTCCTGGATGAGAGGCTTTCCCTAACCCTCGAGGAGATCGTGCACATCCGCAGTGTGCTCACCAAAGCTGAATTGGAATCTCTGCCCGTGGAAGGACGCGTGAAGGAGGATGTGGAGAAGAGGCGCGTCTGTTTCCTCTGCCTAAAGACTAGGTTCGGACTGCTGGGCCCTTGGGGGCAGCGCTGCCGCTTGTGCGAGAGGACGGTGTGCGTGAAGTGTTACTCGAAA ATGCGAATCCCAACGGAGCATTTCTCCCACGTCCCGGTAGTCCTGCTGTCGCCCGGTCTTCTCCTTTCTCCGTCGTCCTCGGAACCAGACACCAGCAAGAGTTCCTGGCTGAGAGGCAACGGGGCAGCTGGATCTGCGCCGGCGTCGCCAGCCTCCAGACGAAAGGACTCGTCGCTGAAAAGCGCGACACCATCGTCCACGCCAACTACGACACCTGTTCTGATACTCACGCCGACCTCGACGCCGCCTTGTCACGCGCGCAAAGATACAGACAACCTGGACAAGAG GAGCTACAGAAGCAGTGGCAGCCCGGCAAACGTACCATCGCCGAAGGCGTTCTCCCACTTCACTAGCCAAGGCCCGGAGCAACGTTTGGCCGCGGAGCGGTTGCGCGGCGTCTCGATGGTCGTCTGCCACGACTGTCGCATAATGGTGATACAGATAATCAAGAGTTCACGAACGACACGGGCTATGATACGTAACAACGTAATATCGCGACTCACTTTGAACCTTTCGCCAGCCTACGTTTGA
- the Spir gene encoding spire type actin nucleation factor isoform X2, whose product MSTREKSSMSRDDGLDVSDDEKKTAREKEAATKRPKCKLDPNGRLNLRDILLSFNGPVSQEQAWALCYQTAKTLSRLPDNNFYELSELSQIVLHKDGDVWLGDLIESKQPPVSEQKAMFSLGMMIFKALDFGLDEQEERPLSPDLEALITLMTSSNEECEGETEERPQETDDEGIERDSSDADVDEFLLQKSTDTYEDTSLIYSLKNVMQSCTRHMQTNVESAEAHYKAVIRAFVAEALELSHFLDAVAADKLQTSQRNAASNDGNKQSSMSVQNLDTLDFIDWARFWVQVIQELRRGVKLKKVEANLGSKSATRGRGKGAEFELTPYEILMDDIRERRYRLRKTPSPSPHLRKDAHAVILEFIRSRPPLKKASERQLPPLQKKWTLRELLMESIKKPPNLRSSRNRYVPKNDRARPQSGGEFRMIVLGEVPPSQPEQEQEPAQDVAAQWLQTEEQINETTAMVSTAATNAAPATASRNRTNVPPVPQPRQRICKPEIRVPGNRNRKSRRRRITVADQSQSSADIKGNESPTVPKPPRRDLDGSHSTTNRRKVIPVDFDLKLDAEDDDDDEDYNEEFPVTRFEEEDEATNYWQLKEDYSFVDRGSARNREDDEASSANPWRKTGGLRLTRNEYHRFCDTQLESYDLATQCPSRRASARKHAARRSIALTALSGTASLPHSRPQSRQHTNLTDAVISQGPSPNISLNPSPSLSPQPRARQPRRSQTIAEGTKDAEDHNEDWQEDKGQKPTLGDMFLDERLSLTLEEIVHIRSVLTKAELESLPVEGRVKEDVEKRRVCFLCLKTRFGLLGPWGQRCRLCERTVCVKCYSKMRIPTEHFSHVPVVLLSPGLLLSPSSSEPDTSKSSWLRGNGAAGSAPASPASRRKDSSLKSATPSSTPTTTPVLILTPTSTPPCHARKDTDNLDKRSYRSSGSPANVPSPKAFSHFTSQGPEQRLAAERLRGVSMVVCHDCRIMVIQIIKSSRTTRAMIRNNVISRLTLNLSPAYV is encoded by the exons ATGAGCACGCGCGAGAAGAGCTCGATGTCGCGCGACGACGGCCTCGATGTCTCCGACGATGAAAAGAAAACGGCGAGGGAGAAGGAAGCAGCCACGAAGAGGCCGAAGTGTAAGCTCGACCCCAACGGTCGATTGAATCTCAGGGATATTTTATTATCCTTCAATGGACCCGTCAGCCAGGAACAAGCATGGGCACTGTGCTATCAAACGGCCAAAACTTTGTCACGTCTGCCGGACAATAATTTCTATGAACTGTCGGAGTTATCGCAGATCGTCCTTCACAAGGATGGAGACGTGTGGCTCGGCGATCTAATCG AATCGAAACAACCCCCGGTTTCCGAGCAAAAG GCAATGTTCTCATTGGGCATGATGATTTTCAAAGCCCTCGATTTCGGCCTAGATGAACAAGAAGAGAGACCGTTGTCGCCGGATTTAGAAGCCCTTATAACGTTAATGACTAGCTCAAATGAAG AATGCGAGGGGGAAACGGAGGAGCGTCCGCAGGAAACGGACGACGAAGGCATCGAGCGGGACTCTAGTGATGCCGACGTGGatgaatttttgttacaaaaaagTACTGATACATACGAAGACACATCATTGATATACTCTTTAAAGAATGTAATGCAA TCGTGCACCAGGCATATGCAGACTAATGTCGAATCAGCCGAAGCACATTACAAGGCTGTGATACGGGCATTCGTGGCGGAGGCGTTGGAACTGTCGCATTTTTTGGATGCAGTGGCGGCTGACAAACTGCAGACCAGTCAAAGGAACGCAGCTAGCAACGATGGCAATAAGCAAAGCTCGATGTCTGTCCAAAACCTCGATACGTTAGATTTCATTGATTGG GCGAGGTTTTGGGTACAAGTTATCCAAGAGTTGAGGAGAGGTGTGAAACTGAAAAAGGTGGAGGCCAACTTGGGCTCGAAGAGCGCGACTCGCGGGCGAGGGAAGGGCGCGGAGTTTGAGTTGACGCCGTACGAAATCTTAATGGATGATATCCGAGAGAGGAGGTATCGCCTTAGGAAAACACCGTCGCCCAGTCCACACTTGCGAAAAGACGCGCACGCTGTTATCCTCGAGTTTATTCGCAGCAGGCCTCCTctgaaaaag GCCTCTGAGAGGCAGCTACCGCCGCTGCAGAAGAAATGGACTCTGCGCGAATTGCTCATGGAGAGCATAAAGAAGCCGCCGAACTTAAGGTCCTCGCGGAACAGATACGTTCCCAAGAACGACAGGGCCCGACCCCAGAGTG GCGGTGAGTTCCGCATGATAGTCCTGGGTGAAGTTCCACCGTCGCAGCCCGAGCAGGAACAGGAACCCGCGCAGGATGTGGCGGCACAATGGTTGCAAACGGAGGAGCAGATCAATGAGACAACAGCAATGGTCAGCACAGCGGCGACAAACGCGGCGCCAGCCACGGCCAGTCGGAACAGAACGAACGTGCCACCTGTGCCTCAGCCGAGGCAAAGAATTTGCAAACCTGAGATCAGAGTACCGGGAAACAGGAATCGTAAGTCGCGTAGAAGGCGCATTACGGTCGCAG ATCAAAGCCAAAGTAGCGCTGACATCAAAGGGAATGAATCGCCTACAGTGCCGAAACCTCCTCGAAGAGACCTGGATGGTTCGCATTCTACAACAAACAGGCGGAAAGTGATACCCGTGGACTTCGACTTGAAG CTCGACgcagaggacgacgacgacgatgaggaTTACAACGAGGAATTCCCAGTCACAAGAttcgaggaagaggacgaggccaCGAATTACTGGCAGCTTAAGGAAGACTACTCGTTCGTAGATAGAGGCAGTGCTCGAAACAGGGAGGACGATGAAGCGAGCTCTGCAAACCCTTGGCGAAAGACAGGTGGACTTCGTCTGACTAGAAACGAGTATCACCGATTTTGTGACACTCAACTGGAAT CTTACGATCTGGCAACGCAATGTCCATCCAGAAGAGCATCGGCAAGGAAACATGCAGCCAGGCGCAGTATAGCCCTCACGGCATTAAGTGGCACCGCTTCCCTTCCCCACTCTAGGCCACAGAGTCGTCAGCACACAAACTTGACGGACGCCGTAATAAGTCAGGGTCCGAGTCCCAACATCAGCCTGAACCCCAGTCCAAGTCTGAGTCCCCAGCCAAGAGCAAGGCAGCCGCGTCGATCGCAAACAATCGCTGAAGGTACAAAGGATGCTGAAGATCACAATGAAGACTGGCAGGAAGACAAAGGGCAG AAGCCTACATTGGGTGACATGTTCCTGGATGAGAGGCTTTCCCTAACCCTCGAGGAGATCGTGCACATCCGCAGTGTGCTCACCAAAGCTGAATTGGAATCTCTGCCCGTGGAAGGACGCGTGAAGGAGGATGTGGAGAAGAGGCGCGTCTGTTTCCTCTGCCTAAAGACTAGGTTCGGACTGCTGGGCCCTTGGGGGCAGCGCTGCCGCTTGTGCGAGAGGACGGTGTGCGTGAAGTGTTACTCGAAA ATGCGAATCCCAACGGAGCATTTCTCCCACGTCCCGGTAGTCCTGCTGTCGCCCGGTCTTCTCCTTTCTCCGTCGTCCTCGGAACCAGACACCAGCAAGAGTTCCTGGCTGAGAGGCAACGGGGCAGCTGGATCTGCGCCGGCGTCGCCAGCCTCCAGACGAAAGGACTCGTCGCTGAAAAGCGCGACACCATCGTCCACGCCAACTACGACACCTGTTCTGATACTCACGCCGACCTCGACGCCGCCTTGTCACGCGCGCAAAGATACAGACAACCTGGACAAGAG GAGCTACAGAAGCAGTGGCAGCCCGGCAAACGTACCATCGCCGAAGGCGTTCTCCCACTTCACTAGCCAAGGCCCGGAGCAACGTTTGGCCGCGGAGCGGTTGCGCGGCGTCTCGATGGTCGTCTGCCACGACTGTCGCATAATGGTGATACAGATAATCAAGAGTTCACGAACGACACGGGCTATGATACGTAACAACGTAATATCGCGACTCACTTTGAACCTTTCGCCAGCCTACGTTTGA